One genomic window of Microbacterium sp. BH-3-3-3 includes the following:
- a CDS encoding sugar phosphate isomerase/epimerase, which translates to MTRPITLFTGQWADLPFEEVARLAGEWGYDGLEIACWGDHLDPWRWDDDAYVQGKLDVLERNGLKVWTISNHLKGQVVCDDPIDQRHRDIVSDRVWGDGDPEGVRQRAAEELKNTARLASKLGVKTVTGFTGSSIWKYVAMFPPATEEMVEAGYRDFADRWNPILDVFDEVGVRFAHEVHPSEIAYDYWTTKRALEAIGHREAFGLNWDPSHMVWQDIDPVAFLWDFQDKIIHVHCKDTKKRLTNGRNGRLSSHLPWADPRRGWDFISTGHGDVPWEDAFRMLNAIGYDGPLSVEWEDAGMDRLVGAPEALGFVRRLSSYEPSGEAFDAAFSQR; encoded by the coding sequence ATGACGCGACCGATCACGCTCTTCACCGGCCAGTGGGCCGATCTGCCCTTCGAGGAGGTGGCCCGCCTCGCCGGCGAGTGGGGGTACGACGGCCTCGAGATCGCCTGCTGGGGCGACCACCTCGACCCGTGGCGGTGGGACGACGACGCCTACGTGCAGGGCAAGCTCGACGTGCTCGAGCGCAACGGCCTGAAGGTCTGGACGATCTCGAACCACCTCAAGGGCCAGGTCGTGTGCGACGACCCCATCGACCAGCGCCACCGCGACATCGTGTCGGACCGCGTCTGGGGCGACGGCGACCCCGAGGGCGTGCGTCAGCGCGCCGCCGAGGAGCTGAAGAACACCGCGCGCCTGGCATCCAAGCTGGGGGTGAAGACCGTCACCGGCTTCACCGGGTCGAGCATCTGGAAGTACGTCGCGATGTTCCCGCCGGCCACCGAGGAGATGGTCGAGGCCGGGTACCGGGACTTCGCCGACCGGTGGAACCCCATCCTCGACGTGTTCGACGAGGTGGGCGTGCGCTTCGCCCACGAGGTGCATCCGTCCGAGATCGCATACGACTACTGGACGACGAAGCGGGCGCTCGAGGCCATCGGCCACCGCGAGGCATTCGGGCTGAACTGGGACCCCTCGCACATGGTGTGGCAGGACATCGACCCGGTCGCGTTCCTGTGGGACTTCCAGGACAAGATCATCCACGTGCACTGCAAGGACACGAAGAAGCGTCTGACCAACGGCCGGAACGGCCGGTTGTCGTCGCACCTGCCGTGGGCCGATCCGCGGCGCGGGTGGGACTTCATCTCGACCGGTCACGGCGACGTGCCGTGGGAAGACGCGTTCCGCATGCTGAACGCGATCGGCTACGACGGACCGCTGTCGGTCGAGTGGGAGGACGCCGGCATGGACCGGCTCGTCGGCGCACCCGAAGCGCTCGGATTCGTGCGACGGCTGTCGTCGTACGAACCGTCGGGTGAGGCCTTCGACGCGGCGTTCAGCCAGCGCTGA
- a CDS encoding LysR family transcriptional regulator, which produces MDAAHLRLLRELGDRGSVAAVAAALHISASAVSQQLATLQAHAPVPLTVRRGRVLTLTPAGEALAAAGTRVDEALTAAREAVGAFLDAADRPVRVSAFHSAGLALFGPLLRELDGTPPLQLADADVAHRDFPGLTADHDLVIAHRLAHDAPWPRDRVIATALLAEPLDIALPEAHPLAARDRLRAVDLVEETWVSVHPGFPLAGVLDHLAAHVGRPLRIAHRINEFSVTAEVVRTGAAIAVLPRTTALPLAVDGLVLRPLADLELVRHVDALARPDALAYAAVRHVLRALRTVAERATAAAG; this is translated from the coding sequence ATGGATGCCGCTCACCTGCGCCTGCTGCGCGAACTCGGCGATCGGGGCAGCGTGGCCGCGGTCGCCGCCGCCCTGCACATCTCGGCCTCGGCGGTGTCGCAGCAGCTCGCGACCCTGCAGGCCCACGCTCCGGTGCCGTTGACCGTGCGCCGGGGGCGCGTGCTCACCCTCACCCCCGCGGGCGAGGCCCTCGCCGCCGCGGGCACCCGGGTCGATGAGGCGCTCACGGCCGCGCGCGAGGCGGTCGGAGCGTTCCTCGACGCCGCGGATCGCCCGGTGCGGGTCTCGGCCTTCCACAGTGCGGGGCTGGCCCTGTTCGGTCCGCTGCTGCGCGAGCTCGACGGCACCCCGCCCCTGCAGCTCGCCGACGCCGACGTCGCGCACCGCGACTTCCCGGGCCTCACCGCCGACCACGACCTCGTCATCGCGCACCGCCTCGCCCACGATGCGCCCTGGCCGCGCGACCGCGTCATCGCCACGGCGCTGCTCGCCGAGCCCCTCGACATCGCACTGCCCGAGGCGCATCCCCTCGCCGCGCGCGATCGCCTGCGCGCGGTCGACCTGGTCGAGGAGACGTGGGTGTCGGTGCACCCGGGGTTCCCGCTCGCCGGGGTGCTCGACCACCTCGCGGCGCACGTCGGTCGGCCGCTGCGCATCGCCCATCGCATCAACGAGTTCTCGGTGACGGCCGAGGTGGTGCGCACGGGCGCGGCGATCGCCGTGCTCCCCCGCACGACCGCGCTCCCCCTCGCCGTCGACGGACTCGTGCTGCGCCCCCTCGCCGACCTCGAGCTCGTGCGACACGTCGACGCCCTCGCCCGCCCGGACGCCCTCGCGTACGCCGCGGTGCGGCACGTGCTGCGGGCGCTGCGGACGGTGGCGGAACGGGCGACGGCCGCCGCGGGCTGA
- a CDS encoding ABC transporter permease encodes MSEPTTPTRARTVPAEAGLSPSATSTPAWRRILSGSAGRNIGLVIALLVMFVVGAITAPGTFLTVDNVFVILRQASITGVIAVAMTLVIIAGGIDLSVGSVTGLASVVGTLAVVQDLADSMHWIVFVLFALAVGAVAGLINGIVIAYGNVVAFMATLAMLVGARGLAEILAERRTLVVQDRGFITFMNADILGVNMLIWIFAIVAVLGWVLLNRTTFGRRTVAIGGNREAARLAGIDVRRHVMWLYVLVGLASGIAGVMFLGRTTAGSSTNGQLLELDVIAAVVVGGTLLVGGRGTITGTVFGVLIFATLTNVFIQNNLSSSVQAVAKGVIIVVAVLLQQRFSRPPGRG; translated from the coding sequence GTGAGCGAGCCGACCACCCCGACCCGTGCACGCACGGTCCCCGCCGAAGCGGGACTCTCCCCGTCGGCCACCTCGACCCCGGCGTGGCGGCGCATCCTGTCCGGTTCCGCCGGGCGCAACATCGGACTCGTCATCGCGCTGCTGGTGATGTTCGTCGTCGGAGCGATCACCGCGCCGGGCACGTTCCTCACCGTCGACAACGTCTTCGTGATCCTGCGTCAGGCCTCGATCACCGGGGTGATCGCGGTGGCGATGACCCTCGTGATCATCGCCGGGGGCATCGACCTCTCGGTCGGCTCGGTCACCGGGCTGGCCTCGGTGGTCGGCACCCTCGCCGTCGTGCAGGACCTCGCCGACTCGATGCACTGGATCGTCTTCGTGCTCTTCGCGCTCGCGGTGGGTGCGGTGGCGGGCCTCATCAACGGCATCGTCATCGCCTACGGGAACGTGGTCGCCTTCATGGCCACCCTGGCCATGCTCGTCGGCGCCCGCGGGCTGGCCGAGATCCTCGCCGAGCGGCGCACCCTCGTGGTGCAGGACCGGGGGTTCATCACCTTCATGAACGCCGACATCCTCGGGGTGAACATGCTCATCTGGATCTTCGCGATCGTCGCCGTGCTCGGGTGGGTGCTGCTCAACCGCACGACGTTCGGGCGTCGCACCGTCGCCATCGGCGGCAACCGCGAGGCCGCGCGACTGGCCGGCATCGACGTGCGGCGTCACGTCATGTGGCTCTACGTGCTCGTCGGGCTCGCGTCGGGTATCGCCGGCGTCATGTTCCTGGGCCGGACGACGGCGGGCAGCTCGACCAACGGGCAGTTGCTCGAACTCGACGTCATCGCGGCGGTCGTGGTCGGCGGCACCCTGCTCGTGGGCGGTCGCGGAACGATCACCGGCACGGTGTTCGGTGTGCTGATCTTCGCGACGCTGACCAACGTGTTCATCCAGAACAACCTGTCGTCGTCGGTCCAGGCCGTCGCGAAAGGTGTCATCATCGTCGTCGCGGTTCTTCTGCAGCAGCGCTTCTCCCGCCCGCCGGGCCGGGGCTGA
- a CDS encoding substrate-binding domain-containing protein codes for MRSQLTSRSRLILTGTAFVAAIGLLAGCTGSSGDNQNVVDQGTTTEENAASGDTVTIGFSGPAADHGWLGAINSGALAAAESFPDVDLQVAEGTNDVNAQIAAVETFINNKVDAIVLLPSDGAALTEVATRAMEAGIPVVNVDREFSSPFAARSTVLGDNYGMGVSAGTYICEQLSGQSDAVVAEIAGIDSLPLTQDRSAGFKDALADCGLDVGPRVAADFTVAGGEASTSQLLSANPKIDAIWNHDDDQGIGVLAAITAAGRDEFFMVGGAGSRNAMEAIQAGDTPLQATVIYPSTQAADGIALARLIAQGKTAGDLITPSVPNRIVLDAPVVTKDNVDSYIDLSFES; via the coding sequence ATGCGCTCACAGCTGACTTCGCGCTCCCGCCTCATCCTGACGGGAACCGCCTTCGTCGCGGCCATCGGGCTGCTGGCCGGCTGCACCGGTTCGAGCGGCGACAACCAGAACGTCGTCGACCAGGGCACCACCACCGAAGAGAACGCCGCCAGCGGTGACACCGTCACCATCGGCTTCTCGGGCCCCGCCGCCGACCACGGCTGGCTCGGCGCCATCAACTCCGGTGCGCTCGCCGCCGCCGAGAGCTTCCCCGACGTCGACCTGCAGGTCGCCGAGGGCACCAACGACGTGAACGCGCAGATCGCCGCGGTCGAGACCTTCATCAACAACAAGGTGGATGCCATCGTGCTGCTGCCGAGCGACGGAGCCGCCCTCACCGAGGTCGCCACCCGCGCGATGGAGGCCGGCATCCCGGTCGTCAACGTCGACCGGGAGTTCTCGAGCCCCTTCGCCGCCCGCTCGACCGTGCTCGGCGACAACTACGGCATGGGCGTCAGCGCCGGCACCTACATCTGCGAGCAGCTGAGCGGCCAGAGCGACGCCGTCGTCGCCGAGATCGCCGGCATCGACTCGCTGCCGCTCACGCAGGACCGCTCGGCCGGGTTCAAGGACGCCCTGGCGGACTGCGGTCTCGACGTCGGCCCGCGCGTCGCGGCCGACTTCACGGTGGCCGGTGGCGAGGCCTCGACCTCGCAGCTGCTGTCGGCCAACCCGAAGATCGACGCCATCTGGAACCACGACGACGACCAGGGCATCGGCGTCCTCGCCGCCATCACGGCGGCCGGTCGCGACGAGTTCTTCATGGTCGGCGGCGCGGGCAGCCGCAACGCCATGGAGGCCATCCAGGCCGGGGACACCCCGCTGCAGGCGACGGTGATCTATCCCTCGACCCAGGCGGCCGACGGCATCGCCCTGGCCCGCCTGATCGCGCAGGGCAAGACCGCCGGCGACCTGATCACGCCGAGCGTCCCCAACCGCATCGTGCTCGACGCGCCGGTGGTGACGAAGGACAACGTGGACTCGTACATCGACCTGTCGTTCGAGTCCTGA
- a CDS encoding ROK family transcriptional regulator, giving the protein MSTDAVQTANGAGQLFQLLRDGIPRTRAELAKTTGLARSTVAVRVDELMRMGLITPVADAVSTGGRPPSQFAINPAAKVVVAADLGASHATVAIVDLAGTVLAETSASLDISLGPEPVLTWLVDGARELLASVERTVDDVAAMGIGVPGPVEHSTGQPVNPPIMPGWDHFDIPAWIFEHMPVPVLVDNDVNIMALGERGLAWPGVDHLMFVKIATGIGTGIISDGRLQRGAQGIAGDIGHVQVARGADIPCQCGNRGCLEALASGPAIARALRAQGIEAHTGSDVVDLVKRGNIDAIQAVRQAGRDIGEVLTTCVSLMNPSVIAVGGSMARVGEHLIAGVREVVYSRSTPLATEYLSIVQSVAAEHAGVRGASMLAIEHALSPESFTAAFLPA; this is encoded by the coding sequence ATGAGCACAGATGCGGTGCAGACGGCCAACGGTGCCGGTCAGCTCTTCCAGTTGCTGCGTGATGGGATCCCGCGCACCCGGGCCGAGTTGGCGAAGACCACGGGTCTCGCGCGATCCACCGTCGCCGTCCGCGTCGACGAGCTCATGCGCATGGGACTGATCACCCCCGTGGCCGATGCCGTGTCGACCGGCGGGCGCCCGCCGTCGCAGTTCGCGATCAACCCGGCCGCCAAGGTCGTCGTCGCCGCCGACCTCGGCGCCTCGCACGCGACCGTCGCGATCGTCGATCTCGCCGGCACCGTGCTCGCCGAGACGAGCGCGTCCCTCGACATCTCCCTCGGGCCCGAGCCCGTGCTGACGTGGCTCGTCGACGGAGCGCGCGAACTGCTCGCCTCGGTGGAACGCACCGTCGACGACGTGGCCGCGATGGGCATCGGCGTTCCCGGGCCCGTCGAGCACTCGACCGGTCAGCCGGTGAACCCGCCGATCATGCCCGGATGGGACCACTTCGACATCCCCGCGTGGATCTTCGAGCACATGCCGGTTCCCGTGCTCGTCGACAACGACGTGAACATCATGGCGCTCGGCGAGCGCGGGCTCGCCTGGCCGGGGGTCGACCACCTCATGTTCGTCAAGATCGCCACCGGTATCGGCACCGGCATCATCTCCGACGGCCGCCTGCAGCGCGGCGCGCAGGGCATCGCCGGCGACATCGGGCACGTGCAGGTCGCGCGCGGCGCCGACATCCCGTGCCAGTGCGGCAATCGCGGATGCCTCGAGGCCCTGGCATCCGGTCCCGCCATCGCCCGCGCTCTGCGCGCGCAGGGCATCGAGGCGCACACGGGCTCCGACGTGGTCGACCTCGTCAAGCGCGGCAACATCGACGCGATCCAGGCGGTGCGCCAGGCCGGCCGCGACATCGGCGAGGTGCTCACGACCTGCGTCAGCCTGATGAACCCCTCGGTCATCGCCGTCGGCGGGTCGATGGCGCGCGTGGGCGAGCACCTCATCGCGGGGGTGCGCGAAGTGGTCTATTCGCGTTCGACGCCGCTGGCGACGGAGTACCTCTCGATCGTGCAGTCGGTCGCCGCCGAGCACGCCGGTGTGCGGGGGGCGAGCATGTTGGCCATCGAGCACGCGCTCTCGCCCGAGTCGTTCACCGCCGCGTTCCTTCCCGCCTGA
- a CDS encoding sugar ABC transporter ATP-binding protein: MTKSFGGVQALRGVDLDIVPGEVHCVLGQNGAGKSTLIKTLAGVHRPDGGELVWRGETVEIADPDAAIELGIATMYQELDVVDGLTIAENVFLGHELSRGGFTHRSEAARRTTELLRRLGHANLSPHTEVGSLSAANKQIVSMARALSHDIRLIIMDEPSAVLDTEEVKNLFAVVRELTAEGIAVVYITHRLEEIREIGDRITVLKDGRTTAVGLAAADTPTAELIRLMTGRDIANVFPERAPIEPDAPVVLDVQGLALAGVFSDVSFSVRAGEVVGLAGLVGSGRSEILETVYGARKSSAGRVAVRDAVLPRGSVRAAVGAGMGLSPEERKSQGLVLDEPIFVNIALASMKRFAKGGFLDDRSARRVAREQIDAFELRPADPDRPARTLSGGNQQKILLARWLVHGTTVLLLDEPTRGVDVGARAEIYTLIRDLAAAGNAVVIVSSEIEEVLGLADTVLVVADGRILDTLPSHQIDEHGVLDLVMKGSAA; the protein is encoded by the coding sequence GTGACCAAGTCGTTCGGGGGCGTCCAGGCCCTGCGCGGCGTCGATCTCGACATCGTCCCCGGCGAGGTGCACTGCGTGCTGGGGCAGAACGGCGCCGGCAAGTCGACGCTGATCAAGACGCTCGCCGGCGTGCACCGTCCCGACGGGGGAGAACTCGTGTGGCGAGGCGAGACCGTCGAGATCGCCGACCCCGACGCGGCCATCGAGTTGGGCATCGCCACGATGTACCAGGAACTCGACGTCGTCGACGGGCTCACCATCGCCGAGAACGTCTTCCTCGGGCACGAGCTCTCGCGCGGCGGTTTCACCCATCGCTCCGAGGCCGCCCGGCGCACCACCGAACTGCTGAGGCGCCTGGGGCACGCGAACCTGTCGCCGCACACCGAGGTGGGAAGCCTCAGCGCCGCGAACAAGCAGATCGTGAGCATGGCGCGGGCGCTGTCGCACGACATCCGGCTCATCATCATGGACGAGCCCTCGGCCGTCCTCGACACCGAAGAGGTGAAGAACCTGTTCGCGGTCGTGCGCGAGCTCACCGCGGAGGGCATCGCCGTGGTCTACATCACGCACCGGCTCGAGGAGATCCGCGAGATCGGCGACCGCATCACGGTCCTGAAGGACGGACGCACCACGGCCGTGGGTCTCGCTGCCGCCGACACCCCCACCGCCGAACTCATCCGCCTGATGACGGGCCGCGACATCGCCAACGTCTTCCCCGAGCGGGCGCCGATCGAACCCGACGCCCCCGTCGTGCTGGACGTCCAGGGACTCGCTCTGGCCGGGGTCTTCTCCGACGTGTCGTTCTCTGTGCGCGCGGGCGAGGTCGTGGGTCTCGCCGGCCTCGTGGGCTCGGGGCGCTCCGAGATCCTCGAGACGGTCTACGGGGCGCGCAAGTCCTCGGCCGGACGCGTGGCCGTGCGCGACGCGGTGCTGCCCCGCGGATCGGTGCGCGCCGCGGTCGGTGCGGGCATGGGACTGTCCCCCGAGGAGCGCAAGAGCCAGGGGCTCGTGCTCGACGAGCCGATCTTCGTCAACATCGCGCTCGCCTCGATGAAGCGGTTCGCGAAGGGCGGGTTCCTCGACGACCGCTCCGCCCGCCGCGTGGCACGCGAGCAGATCGACGCCTTCGAACTGCGTCCCGCCGACCCCGATCGCCCCGCCCGCACCCTGTCGGGCGGCAACCAGCAGAAGATCCTGCTCGCGCGGTGGCTCGTGCACGGCACGACCGTGCTGCTGCTCGACGAGCCCACCCGCGGTGTCGACGTCGGTGCCCGCGCCGAGATCTACACGCTCATCCGCGACCTCGCCGCCGCCGGCAACGCGGTCGTCATCGTCTCGAGCGAGATCGAGGAGGTGCTCGGCCTCGCCGACACCGTGCTCGTCGTCGCCGACGGTCGGATCCTCGACACCCTCCCCTCCCACCAGATCGACGAGCACGGCGTGCTCGACCTCGTCATGAAAGGATCCGCCGCGTGA
- a CDS encoding Gfo/Idh/MocA family protein, whose protein sequence is MIGAGFMGAAHSQGWRVAPRFFDLPLAPEMSVLVGRDAARTRDAADTWGWNESSTDWREIVERPDIDVVDIVTPGDSHAEIALAALAAGKHVLCEKPLANTVDEARRMAAAADDAATRGIRSMVGFTYRRLPATTFARDLVAAGRLGEIRQVRAEYLQDWLSDADAPLTWRLQKDRAGSGSLGDIGAHAVDLTEYITGQHLTRVAGVLETIVSERPVLAASSGLSGTAGADRGPVTVDDLALFTGRLENGALASFEASRFRLGRKNALRVEISGSDGALSFDLESPNELQFYDATLPASEQGFRRILVTEPEHPYMGAWWPTGHMLGYEHGFTHQAKDFVEAVADGRDPRPSFADGLHVQRVLDAVAQSSGADGVWTGVDRASAPASDSRAFAAS, encoded by the coding sequence ATGATCGGCGCCGGATTCATGGGTGCCGCGCACTCCCAAGGGTGGCGCGTGGCACCCCGCTTCTTCGACCTCCCCCTCGCCCCCGAGATGAGCGTGCTCGTCGGTCGCGACGCCGCACGCACCCGGGATGCCGCCGACACCTGGGGCTGGAACGAGAGCTCCACCGACTGGCGCGAGATCGTCGAACGCCCCGACATCGACGTCGTCGACATCGTCACCCCGGGCGACTCCCACGCCGAGATCGCCCTCGCCGCCCTGGCTGCCGGAAAGCACGTCCTGTGCGAGAAGCCCCTCGCCAACACCGTCGACGAAGCCCGCCGCATGGCCGCGGCCGCCGACGACGCCGCCACCCGCGGCATCCGTTCGATGGTGGGGTTCACCTACCGACGCCTGCCGGCCACCACCTTCGCGCGCGACCTCGTCGCCGCGGGTCGCCTGGGCGAGATCCGCCAGGTGCGCGCCGAGTACCTGCAGGACTGGCTCAGCGACGCCGACGCGCCGCTCACCTGGCGCCTGCAGAAGGACCGGGCCGGCTCCGGCTCCCTGGGCGACATCGGCGCCCACGCCGTCGACCTCACCGAGTACATCACCGGTCAGCACCTCACCCGCGTGGCGGGAGTCCTCGAGACGATCGTCTCGGAGCGCCCGGTGCTCGCCGCGTCGTCGGGACTGTCGGGCACCGCGGGCGCGGACCGCGGACCCGTCACCGTCGATGACCTCGCCCTGTTCACCGGGCGTCTCGAGAACGGCGCCCTCGCCTCGTTCGAGGCGTCGCGCTTCCGCCTCGGCCGCAAGAACGCCCTGCGCGTCGAGATCTCGGGCAGCGACGGCGCGCTCTCGTTCGACCTCGAGAGCCCCAACGAGCTGCAGTTCTACGACGCCACCCTGCCGGCCTCCGAACAGGGCTTCCGCCGCATCCTCGTCACCGAACCCGAGCACCCCTATATGGGGGCGTGGTGGCCGACCGGTCACATGCTCGGGTACGAGCACGGGTTCACGCACCAGGCGAAGGACTTCGTCGAAGCCGTCGCCGACGGCCGCGATCCCCGCCCCTCCTTCGCCGACGGCCTGCACGTGCAGCGGGTGCTCGACGCCGTCGCGCAGAGCTCCGGCGCCGACGGCGTCTGGACCGGCGTGGACCGGGCGAGCGCCCCCGCCTCCGACAGCCGCGCGTTCGCGGCATCCTGA
- a CDS encoding MFS transporter, translating to MSTSMFRSLSIFNYRVWFFGALVSNVGAWMQATAQNWVVLTQLTDNDAAAMGVTMALQFAPPLLLVGVTGWVADRFDRRKLIMCTQASLLLLALALGTLLLTGLMTLPMMYGFALALGVVTAFDNPARQAFVSDLVAQENASNAVALNAASFNTARLIGPAVAGVMIVVVGTGWVFLVNAVTFLAMIAALLLMRPHELVVHHRRGGPARLADGFRYVARRPDLIVTFVMVFLLGAFGMNFPIFASTMALEFGRGADGFGLLSSFVAIGSLAGALLAARRERARMRVVILGAGGFAVASTLSVFAPSYGAYAATLVFTGFAVVTTLTTANGYVQTTTDPALRGRVLALYMAILLGGTPVGAPIVGAIASEYGPRVAIALAAAVALIACGIGVVWTLASGRVHRHETKRFRLTLDETQPLHTITPEPEDFSDEVAGTTPLPLPPADRTPRLTSRPRHGG from the coding sequence ATGAGCACGTCGATGTTCCGGTCCCTGTCGATCTTCAACTACCGCGTCTGGTTCTTCGGCGCCCTCGTCTCCAACGTCGGCGCGTGGATGCAGGCGACGGCGCAGAACTGGGTCGTGCTCACGCAGCTGACCGACAACGACGCCGCCGCGATGGGCGTCACCATGGCACTCCAGTTCGCCCCGCCCCTGCTGCTGGTGGGCGTGACCGGCTGGGTGGCCGACCGCTTCGATCGCCGCAAGCTCATCATGTGCACGCAGGCGTCGCTGCTGCTGCTCGCCCTCGCGCTGGGGACACTGCTGCTCACCGGCCTGATGACCCTGCCGATGATGTACGGCTTCGCCCTGGCGCTCGGCGTCGTCACCGCGTTCGACAACCCCGCGCGCCAGGCGTTCGTGTCCGACCTCGTCGCGCAGGAGAACGCCTCGAACGCGGTGGCCCTCAACGCCGCGTCGTTCAACACCGCCCGCCTCATCGGCCCCGCGGTGGCCGGCGTGATGATCGTCGTCGTCGGCACGGGATGGGTGTTCCTCGTCAACGCGGTGACGTTCCTCGCAATGATCGCCGCGCTACTGCTCATGCGCCCCCACGAGCTCGTGGTGCACCACCGTCGTGGCGGACCCGCGCGTCTGGCCGACGGCTTCCGCTACGTCGCGCGCCGCCCCGACCTGATCGTCACGTTCGTGATGGTCTTCCTGCTCGGTGCGTTCGGCATGAACTTCCCGATCTTCGCCTCGACCATGGCGCTCGAGTTCGGTCGCGGGGCCGACGGCTTCGGGTTGCTGAGCTCGTTCGTGGCCATCGGCTCCCTCGCCGGAGCCCTGCTGGCCGCCCGCCGCGAGCGCGCGCGGATGCGCGTGGTGATCCTGGGCGCCGGCGGCTTCGCCGTGGCATCCACCCTCTCGGTCTTCGCCCCCAGCTACGGCGCGTACGCGGCCACGCTCGTGTTCACCGGCTTCGCCGTCGTGACCACCCTGACCACGGCGAACGGCTACGTGCAGACGACCACCGATCCGGCGCTGCGCGGACGCGTGCTGGCGCTGTACATGGCGATCCTGCTCGGCGGCACGCCGGTGGGCGCCCCGATCGTCGGTGCGATCGCGAGCGAGTACGGCCCGCGCGTGGCCATCGCCCTGGCCGCCGCCGTCGCGCTGATCGCGTGCGGCATCGGCGTCGTCTGGACGCTCGCCTCGGGGCGCGTGCACCGGCACGAGACCAAGCGCTTCCGCCTCACGCTGGATGAGACGCAGCCCCTGCACACCATCACGCCCGAGCCCGAGGACTTCAGCGACGAGGTGGCCGGCACGACGCCGCTGCCGCTTCCGCCGGCGGATCGCACGCCGCGCCTGACGTCGCGCCCGCGCCACGGCGGCTGA
- a CDS encoding alpha/beta fold hydrolase, with the protein MPEFVDAYGITIVYDVHVAETPRAIVQLLHGVGEHAGRYGALTEALVADGYTVYADDHRGHGRTGLRQWDGDHRKLGRLGPGGLGAARDAVWTLSQRIREENPDLPLVLLGHSWGSFLAQMLVDRHPDAYDAVVLSGSALRWPGALNAGDLNAPWKHQRGSGMEWLSSDEQVGRDFVADPLTNSKPLLALFGPIEAAKLFGRPRRDLGVDLPLLLLVGRDDTVGGPRSVHLLADAYRDRSGLTDITTLVYPGARHEIFAEIDQAHVRADLLAWLDARLPAPA; encoded by the coding sequence ATGCCGGAGTTCGTCGACGCGTACGGGATCACGATCGTCTACGACGTGCACGTCGCCGAGACGCCGCGGGCGATCGTGCAGCTGCTGCACGGCGTCGGAGAGCACGCCGGTCGGTACGGCGCCCTGACCGAGGCCCTCGTCGCCGACGGGTACACCGTCTACGCCGACGACCACCGCGGGCACGGGCGCACCGGACTGCGCCAGTGGGACGGCGATCACCGCAAGCTCGGCCGGCTGGGGCCCGGCGGTCTCGGCGCCGCCCGCGACGCGGTCTGGACGCTGAGCCAGCGCATCCGCGAAGAGAACCCCGACCTGCCCCTGGTGCTGCTCGGGCATTCGTGGGGGTCGTTCCTCGCGCAGATGCTGGTGGATCGGCATCCGGATGCCTACGACGCGGTCGTGCTGAGCGGCTCGGCCCTGCGGTGGCCGGGGGCGCTGAACGCCGGCGACCTCAACGCTCCGTGGAAGCATCAGCGCGGGTCGGGCATGGAGTGGCTCTCGAGTGACGAGCAGGTGGGGCGCGACTTCGTCGCCGACCCGCTGACCAACTCGAAGCCCCTGCTCGCGCTCTTCGGGCCGATCGAGGCCGCGAAGCTGTTCGGCCGCCCGCGTCGCGATCTCGGCGTCGACCTTCCGCTGCTGCTCCTGGTGGGTCGAGACGACACCGTCGGCGGCCCGCGGAGCGTGCACCTGCTGGCCGACGCCTACCGCGATCGATCGGGACTCACCGACATCACGACGCTGGTCTACCCGGGCGCTCGCCACGAGATCTTCGCCGAGATCGATCAGGCGCACGTGCGCGCCGATCTGCTCGCCTGGCTCGACGCGCGCCTCCCCGCTCCCGCCTGA
- a CDS encoding MarR family winged helix-turn-helix transcriptional regulator, with amino-acid sequence MNDSVDESPLHDLTSARGAEPSHDLSAAASQLRMATFRLARRLRAQRAVDTMSDGQFAVLAALTVHGAHTLGQLADRERVTAPSMNRTVSLLEEAGYLTRTPDEVDRRKVTIDLTDDGRTVVDETVRRRDAWLEEALAGLSPDDRRTLAQAAEIMRKVAER; translated from the coding sequence ATGAATGACAGCGTCGACGAATCCCCCCTTCACGACCTGACTTCTGCCCGCGGCGCTGAGCCCTCGCACGATCTCAGCGCCGCGGCATCGCAACTGCGCATGGCGACGTTCCGGCTCGCCCGGCGCCTGCGGGCCCAGCGGGCCGTCGACACCATGAGCGACGGGCAGTTCGCCGTGCTCGCCGCCCTCACCGTGCACGGAGCGCATACCCTCGGCCAACTCGCCGACCGTGAGCGCGTCACCGCCCCGTCGATGAATCGCACGGTGTCCCTGCTCGAAGAGGCGGGATACCTCACCCGCACCCCCGACGAGGTCGACCGGCGCAAGGTCACGATCGACCTCACCGACGACGGACGCACCGTCGTCGACGAGACCGTACGCCGCCGAGACGCCTGGCTCGAAGAAGCCCTGGCGGGGCTCTCGCCCGACGACCGTCGCACGCTGGCCCAGGCCGCGGAGATCATGAGAAAGGTGGCCGAGAGATGA